Below is a window of Rodentibacter sp. JRC1 DNA.
GAATACCATATCAATCGCCCAAAGTAACAAAGCAAAAGCGGCAATAATGCGTAAAAATAAACCTTTCAAATACCTTATCCTATTTTGTAAATTGTGGCGGATTGTAACGGGAATTTTGTGTATAGACAATAAAAAGCCCCTTCAGATTTTATTTAAGGGGCTTAGAATTAGTGTTTAAGGATTTTAGCCACGGCGTGCTTTGCGTGGTTTATCACTAAAAGAGCGGTTGGATTTTTCGTTAAATTTACGTCCTCCACGCTCGTTACGTCCTCGCTCACGAGCAAAGTCATTGCCACGTCCTCCGCGACGTTTACCGTTGAAATCATCTCCGCCACGGTTACTATCAGATTTTACCGCACCAAGAAATGACATTTGCATTTGTTTATTCAACACGCGGGTTTTGCCAAATTGGTGAAGTAATTCTTTCGGCATTCCTTGTGGCAATTCTACGGTGGAATGTTCATCATAAAGTTTGATATGACCAATATAACGGCTATCAATATCACCCTCATTTGCAATCGCACCCACAATATGACGAACGTCCACGCCATCCATTCTACCCACTTCAATGCGATATAAATCCATTGGTTGCGGATTGCCATAGCCTTTGCGTTCTCCGCGACGTTCCGCAGAACGTGGATTTTCGCGGCGATCACGTTCATTACGGCGGCGTTTTTCCATTGGTGGATCAGGAGGAAGGATAAGTTTTTGTTTACCTTGAAGTAACATTAACATTGCTGCCGCAATATCTTCCTGATCTTGATCTGCGGTAAATAAATCTTCCAACAGGCTGCGATATTGTTCCAGATCGTGATGCTCAAGTTGTTTGGTGATTTTCGCTACGAATTTCTTACGGCGACATTCTTGCAACACTAAATGGTTCGGCAATTCCACTTCATTGATCGGTTTTTTCATTAAGTGTTCAATATTGCGAAGTAAGCGGCGTTCACGTGGTTCGACAAACAATAGCGCACGGCCTGAACGACCGGCACGACCGGTACGACCTATACGGTGAATATAAGATTCAGCGTCAAGCGTAATATCGTAGTTTACAACGAGGCTGATGCGTTCAATGTCAATACCGCGTGCTGCAACATCGGTTGCCACAACAATATCAAGGCTGCCGTTACGCAAACGGTCAAGGGTTTGTTCACGTAATTGTTGCGTCATATCTCCATTAAGTGCGGCTGAACGAAAGCCGTTTTTTTCAAGCAGTTCGGTAATATCCAGTGTTGCGGTTTTGGTACGGGCGAAGATAATCGCCGCGTCAAAATCTTCTACTTCTAAAAAGCGAAGAAGTGCTTCATTTTTACGCACTCCATGTACATACCAGCAACTTTGTTCAATATCCGGTGCGTTTTCGTTATTGACTTTGATCTTCACTTCTTTCGGATCGTTCATAAAGCGCTTGGTTATGCGGCGAATAGGTTCCGGCATCGTTGCAGAGAAAAGTGCGGTTTGATGATTTTCCGGCAATTCCGCCATCACGGTTTCTACATCATCAATAAAGCCCATTCGTAACATTTCATCGGCCTCATCAAGCACGATAAAGCGAAGCTCGGATAGATCTAAAGTACCGCGGCGAATATGATCGAGAATACGCCCCGGTGTGCCGACAACCACTTGCGCTCCCTGTTTTAAAGCGCGAAGTTGAATGTCATAGCGTTGACCGCCGTAAAGCGTAACAATGCGTGTACCATGCGCATATTTCACAAATTGTTCACAAGCATCCGCTACTTGGATGGCAAGTTCTCGGGTTGGTGCCATCACTAACATTTGCGGATGTTTTGCCGCTGTATCGATTTGTGCTAGAAGCGGTAAAGCAAATGCAGCGGTTTTACCGCTACCGGTTTGTGCCATACCCAGCACATCATTGCCATTGAGCAAATGCGGAATACAAGTTTGCTGAATTGGGGAAGGGGTTTCAAAACCTAAGTCTGAAACGGCTTTTAAGATGAACTCAGGTAAGCCCAAGTCATTAAAAGTGATTTTGTCTGTCATTAAAATTCTCGAATTATAAATAAGGAAAACTCAATAGAGTTTCAGGTAGGGTGTGTTAGGTTTACCGTAACGCACCGTTAAACAGCATTGAAATCACATTTTGGTGCGTTACGGCTTCGCCTAACGCACCCTACGATGGTTTTCAATTTGTGCAAGTGGTACATCATACTGCGATTTTTATAAAACAACCGCTTTTGCGACCGCACTTTTCTCTTCTTTTTCGTTTTCTGTTTGAGCCGGTTTTAATTTCATTAGCTCAAACGAAGCAAAACGATACTCAACAAAGTTATAAACCTGATTTGCCATTGCCAGTTTAAATAAAGCCGCCGCTTCATCTACCAGCCCTACATTGAGTTTTTGTTTTGCTAGATAAAAATAGGTTTCTGTTAGAATTTCTGCGTATTGCTGAGAATTTTTAGCAAATTCATCGGCGCGTTGTTGCAATTGTTCTAAAGAAATATGTCCTAAGTAGTATTGAACGATATTTGTACCCCAGAAATCCTCTGATAGCCCTTTTGCTCGTTCAACAAGGTTTGCATGGGCTTCTTGTGGTTTTAATTTTTGTTCGTTCAAGTACAGCCATAAGACACGGTAAGGATCTTTTGTATCGGCTTGGTAGAACTGTAAGAAATCTTGTTCGGCAAGATTGTAACGTCCCACATAATAAAAATTTAAACCACGATTAAGGTGGGTATAGTCATAGCTTGCATCCAATTCAAACACCGCATTAAAGGTTTCTAATGCGCTGTCATAATCCTCTTCAAGCAATAAATAAAGCCCTAAATAGTTATACACAGAAGCCATTTTAGGCTGCAATGCAAGGGCTTGAGTAAAATCGTAACGTGCTAATCCCCATAAACCAAGGGAATCATATAAAACCCCGCGTTCAAAGTGCAGTGAAGCTCGTTCTTCATTACTCATTTTCCCAACTAATAACACTTGGCTGATTCGCACAATCATCACTTCCTGTTCAAAGTGTGAATTTGGGTTTTGTTCAGCAAGCATTACTTGATTTTTAGACACAAAAACGTTTCCTGACTGAATACAGCCTGTAAGAAACAACACCGCACATAAGCTAAATAAATAGATTAAAAAATGGTGAGGTAGTCGAAAACATCGCATTTGCTTTCTTTTGTGTCAATAAATTGTTGGAAAGAACAAAACTTGATGACACTTGCCATCAAGTTCTGATTTCATCGACCAAGATTATTCTTGTTCTTCCGTAGAATCTTCTTGGTTAATTTCGGTTTCTTGTTTTGGTGCCAAGTCTTTCATTGTTAAGCGGATACGGCCTTGACGATCGATTTCTACCACTTTCACATTGACTTCTTGACCCAATTGAAGGTAATCACTCACTTTTTCTACGCGTTCTTCTGCGATTTGTGAAATATGAACTAAACCTTCTTTGTTGCCGACGATTGCAACAAATGCACCAAAGTCTGCTAAGCGGGTTACTTTACCTTTGTAGATTGCCCCCGCTTCTACTTCTGCAACGATTTCTTCAATGCGTACCATCACGTTTTTCGCCGCATTGCTATCTACCGCTGCAATTTTCACTGTGCCGTCATCATCAATATCGATAGAAGTGCCGGTTTCTTCCGTTAGTGCGCGAATTGTTGCGCCACCTTTACCGATAACATCTTTGATTTTCTTCGGATCAATCTTCATTGTGTGAATACGCGGTGCGTAGTCGGAAATATCGGCACGCGGCTCAGGAATCGCTTGTTCCATCACGCCGAGAATATGCATACGCGCGCTTTTCGCCTGATTTAAGGCGATTTGCATAATTTCAGGGGTAATCCCTTCAATTTTGATGTCCATTTGAAGTGCTGTTACCCCTTCACGTGTACCGGCAACTTTAAAGTCCATATCACCCAAATGGTCTTCATCTCCAAGAATATCGGAAAGCACCACGAATTTCTCTTCTTCTTTCACTAAGCCCATCGCGATACCGGCAACGGCAGCTTTAATCGGTACGCCGGCATCCATTAATGCAAGGGATGCACCGCATACCGATGCCATTGAAGAAGAGCCGTTTGATTCGGTGATTTCAGAAACCACTCGCACCACATAAGGGAATTCGGTAAGACTTGGCATGACTGCTGCAACACCACGTTTGGCTAAACGACCGTGACCGATTTCACGGCGTTTTGGCGAGCCGATCATTCCGGTTTCACCCACAGAGTACGGCGGGAAGTTATAGTGGAATAAGAAGTGATCGGAGCGTTCACCGGTCAATTCATCGATAATTTGTGCATCACGCTCGGTCCCTAAAGTTGCCACCGCCAATGCTTGGGTTTCACCACGGGTGAAAATGGCAGAACCATGGGTGCGAGGCAATACACCGGTGCAAATATCTAATGCACGCACGGTGTCCACGGTACGTCCGTCAATGCGCGGTTCACCGGCGATGATACGACCACGCACGATTTGGCTTTCAAGTGCGGTGAAAATATCAACGATTTTACCTTCGCTGATTGCTTCATCTTCTGCGGTGATTTGAGCAATCACATCCGCTTTAATCGCATCAATTTGCTCATAACGGGTTTGTTTTTCGGTGATACGGTAGGCATCACCCAAGCGTGCTTCGGCAATGGCTTTCACTTTATTGATTAAATCGGTATTCGGTTCAGGTGCAACCCAGTTCCAACGGGGCTTACCGGCTTCCGCAACAAATTCTTTAATCGCTTCAATCACTACTTGTTGTTGTTGATGACCGAATACGACGGCAGATAACATTTGTTCTTCCGTTAAAATATCCGCCTCGGATTCAACCATTAATACGGCTTTATCGGTACCGGCAACCACCAAATCCAAACGGCTTTGTTTTTGTTCAGCCATGGTTGGGTTTAATACAAATTGATTATTGATAAAACCGACACGTGCCGCACCGATAGGGCCATTAAATGGTACGCCAGATAATGAAAGTGCCGCAGAAGCACCAATCATTGCAACTAAATCCGGGCTAATTTGCGGGTTAACGGAAACTACCGTTGCGACCACTTGAATTTCGTTAAAGAAACCTTCCGGGAATAATGGACGGATTGGACGATCAATTAAACGTGCGATCAAAGTCTCACCTTCAGACGGACGACCTTCACGTTTGAAGAAACCGCCCGGGATTCGACCGGCTGCGTAAGTACGCTCTTGATAATTAACCGTTAATGGGAAAAAATCTTGACCTTCTTTTACATCTTTTTTAGCAACCACGGTAACGAACACGCTGGTATCATCCATGCTTGCCATCACCGCTGCCGTTGCTTGACGCGCAATCGCACCGGTTTCTAGGGTTACGGTGTGCTGACCGTATTTAAATTGTTTAACAATTGGATTCACAATGTTTTCCTTCTTATATCTTAAAACAATGCTTTATTTTCCAGATTGCGACTAACAAAAGAAATCTTTGAAAAATCAACCGCACTTTATATAACAAAAATTTCTTTTGATAGCCGCACGCTAATACAGAAAACAAAGCGCACGTATTATACAGATGTTTTAATGTGATTGGTAACTTTATTTCACCTCGCCGACTTGCTATTATGAGGCGATCTTTATTCATTATTCACATATTCGCATAAGGAGAGAATATGATTATCGGTAGTTTAACCAACCCGAATTTTAAAGTGGGTTTACCAAAAGTGATTGTAGAAGTCTGTGACTATCTAACTGCATTGGATTTAACCGCATTAGAGAACTGTCGCCACGACATTAATGATCAAATTTATATGAACGTGATGGAGCCGGAAACCGCTGAACCAAGCAGTAAAAAGGCGGAATTACATCACGATTATTTAGATGTACAAGTGTTGATTCGCGGCACGGAAAATATTGAGGTCGGCGCAACTTATCCGGATTTAACCAAGTATGAGGATTATAACGAAGCCGATGATTATCAGCTTACCTCTGAAGATATTGAAAATAAATTTACCGTTACATTAACCCCCCAAATGTTTGCCGTGTTTTACCCTTATGAACCGCATAAACCTTGCTGTATAGTAAAAGGTAAATCGGAAAAAATAAAAAAATTAGTGGTGAAAGTACCGGTTAAATTGATCTAGTTTTTATATACTTAGTAAGAAAAGAGCGGTCAAAAATCTTTTTGTTTTTTGACCGCTCTTTGCATTTATTTCACCACTGTGATCGTCCATTTTGCATCACCGATTTGTTCAAAATTAGTGACATCATAGCCTTCTTCCGCAGCCCAAGAGGGGATCGCTTCCGTAGCTTGCGTACAATCAAATTCAATTTCTAAGCCGTCTCCTTTATTGAGTGTTGCCATCGCTTCTTTGGCTTCAACAAGGGGAAAAGGGCAAACTAAACCAAGAGTCGGTAATTTAACAATCATTTTTTCTCCTAATATTAAGATACAGATTTTAATTGATGCGGGCGGATAATCGTAAAATAAGCTGCAACCCTAGTGCCAAGTACCATCAAAGGAAGGGATACCCAACCTTGCCATGAAAAATAAGCGGTGGCGACTAAAGCGTTGCCTATTGAGCATCCTCCCGCAAGGCTTGCCCCAACGCCCATAAGTATGCCGCCGAATGCACTTCGTACTATGGTTTGAATATCCGGTAAGCGAAGACGAAATTCGTTACTGCCTTTTGCGGCAATAAATGAACCAATGAAGATTCCCAATACCAAGAACACGCCCCAGTTGATAAATTTTGTATCATCGGTGATTAAGTACTGCATAATATTTGCTGACGGCGTGGTAATGCCTAGCCCCCCAATACGTCCGGTTGCGACACTCAATGGCCAAGCGACAAGAGCGATTAAACCGATTAACAATGCAGAAACGAACGGATGCCAGCGTTTTTCAAATAATATGTGTGCAATACCGATTTTTTTCGGTTTGAGTGAAGCAACCTTAGCTTGCGGTTTAGAAAGATGTTTATAGACATAATAGCCTGTAACAACGGTTAATAAAGCAACGAACCACCAAGCCGAAATACCAACCGTTTCATAAATATTACGCTCCTCCACTTTTACACTGCGTACCGCACGGTTAATATCGCCAAGCGGACCGGTACGCATCATCGCACTCAACAGCATATACATAAATAATGCAACCCAGCTCCCGATAAGCCCTTCAGCCGCACGATACCAAGTTCCTGTGGCACAACCTCCGGCATAAATAATACCGATACCGAATAAGAAAGAACCGCTAATCACCGCAAGGTATTCAAAGTTTTTGGCAGGTTCAATATTCAACCAACCTATCTCTTTTAAAATGAAGAAACCGATAGATTGCACCGAGATTGCAATGAACAAGGCGACAAACATTTTGTTGTTTTTTGTTACATATAAATCCCGAAATGCACCCGTGATACAAAAACGTCCACGCTGCATAACAAACCCAAGCAAAATACCGCAAAGTAATCCTGTTAAAAGCATTGATCCTCCGGACAAAAATTAAGGAAAAGGTGGAGTTATTTTTAATTGGAGGAGGGAGAATATGCCAATAATTTTTGGTTAATTGATATGTGATTTTGTAATAAAAAGTGCGGTTAGAAATACCGGAATTTTTCACCATTATGTAGTTGTTGCACAAAACAGAGTAGGGTGTGTTAACCAAAAAGGCGTAACGCACCATTAAACCCAAATTTGGTGCGTTACGGCAAGCCTAACGCCCCCTACATTTGAATTAAAAACAGCCTTTTGTGCAAGTGATGCATAATACCGGAATTTTTAACCGCACTTTTTATCTTTAAATTAAAGAATATCGAGTAATTCTACTTCAAATACTAATGGAGAGAACGGTGGGATAGAGGCGCCGGCACCACGTTCTCCGTAGGCTAATTCGTGTGGAATGGTTAATTTCCATTTCGATCCTACAGGCATCATTTGTAGCGCTTCTACCCAGCCGCGAATAACGCCGTTTACCGGAAATTCAGCAGGTTGGCCGCGTGCGACAGAGCTATCAAACACCGTTCCGTTTGGTAAAGTACCGATATAGTGAACACGAACTTTGTCGGTTGCGCTCGGTTTTGCGCCTTTGCCTTCGGTGATGATTTCATATTGAAGACCGCTATCCGTGATATTTACCCCATCTTTTTTGGCATTTTCAGCTAAGAATACTTTTCCTTCTTCTTCAATAACTTTAAATTGAGCTTGCTGCGCCTCTGCCGCTTGTTGTTGAAGTTGTTGTACGGAAGTCATTAAATCATTCATATCTAATGCCGGTTGATTGTGATTTAAGGCATCAAAAATACCTTTCGCCACCGCTTCAACCATGATGTCCATTTGACTATCAAGTAATTGTTGGCCGATTTGTAAGCCGATCCCATAGCTGCCTTTTTCAGAGATACTCTCTAATTTCACGTTTTTAAAACTCATTGCTGTTTTCCTTTGTTAAAAAATTAGTTTTTGTATGCCAAGATTTCGCCCATACGCACCGGCTCGTCTACCGTTAAATGATCGGCTAAACGCACTTGGTTTTCTTGGAATAGGTTAATGACGGTTGAACCGAGTTGGAACCACCCCATTTCTTGGCCTTTCATTAATTTCACTGCATTTTCGCCCTCGTAAGTCCAAGTTTTCACGGTATCGTGACGTGGCGGATTAATCACACCGGCCCAAACCGTACCGATGCTTGCTGTGATGGTTGCGCCGACTAGAATTTGTACCATTGTGCCAAATTCCGTATCAAACACACAAATAACACGTTCGTTACGAGCGAATAAGTTCGGGATATGTTGAGCTAAAAACGGATTGACGGAAAATAACTCCCCCGGCACATAAATCATTTTGCGTAATGTTCCGTCACAAGGCATATGAACGCGATGATAATCACGCGGAGAGAGGTAAGTGGTGACAAACTCGCCGTTTTTAAAGGTTTCCACCAAGGTTTCATCTTCCGCCAATAACGCTTCTAAACGGAAAAAATGTCCTTTGGCTTGTAGTAATCGGTTGTCATCAATATGACCGCATTCGCTAATCCGACCGTCTGCCGGCAAGCACAGCGCGTTTGGATTTTGATTAATTGGACGGGCATTTTCTTTTAAAGGACGAATAAAAAATTCGTTAAAACTGGCGTATTCGTTAAATTGTTCCTTTTGCGCAATACTCATATCAATGCGATATTTTTTCGCAAAGGCTTGAATGGCAAGATGAGTGATTTTCCCCCATTTTTGTTTGGCAAACCAACCAGCAAAACGGGTTAGATAAAGTTGCGGCATCACATATTGAAAGGCAACTTTTAGGCGTTGCCAATAAGAAATCCGGTTCATTATTCTTTTTCCTCAATAAAAATTAGGCGCTGATTATAGCAATTTTTGCCATTCTTCCAACTTTTAAATTCTCGGTATTATGTAGCACTTGCACAAATCATCGTGGGTGTCGTTAGGCGAAGCCGTAATGCACCATATAGAGGGGGGTAATGATGAAATGGTGCGTTACGCAAAGCTTAACGCCCCCTATTCCCGCTAAATATTGGATATAAAATTCACTTTGTGCGACTGCTACATAATACCGTAAATTCTCAACGAAAGTTGACCGCACTTTTGTTGTAGTAAATTAAAATAGACACTAAAGTTGCAAACCGAAGACAGTACAAGTAGAACGGAAAAGTGCAGCAATACTCGTCAACATTTTTAAATTTAATTCATTATGAATGGGGCAAAATAATTCCCCTTAGCTATTGTTCAATGAGGGTAAAAAGAGTATATTCAGCCCGAATTTTTTATTTTTAGAAAACGGAGTTTTTATTATGTTCGGTTTATCCCCTGCGCAAATGATCATCTTGCTAGTGGTGATTTTGTTGGTTTTTGGTACGAAGAAGTTAAGAAATGCAGGTTCTGATCTTGGCGCGGCAGTGAAAGGATTTAAAAAAGCGATGCAAGATGATGAGCCGAAATCGAAAGATGCGGAATTTAAATCAATTCAAGACGAATCGGCAAATACGACAAAATCTGAAAGCGTAAAAGAGAAAGAACAGGCATAACCCGTGTTTGATATTGGTTTTTCCGAACTTGTTTTATTAATGATAGTGGGCTTGGTTGTGCTAGGCCCTAAACGTTTGCCTGTGGCAATTCGAACCGTGATGGGCTGGGTAAAAACCATTCGCGGATTAGCGGCGAATGTTCAAAATGAATTAAAACAAGAACTGAAACTGCAAGAATTGCAGGATAGCATTAAGAAAGCGGAATCGTTGAATTTGCAAACACTCTCTCCGGAATTGGGTAAAACCGTTGAAGAATTGAAAATGCAAGCGAATAAAATGCGTGCGGAGTTAGAAGCGAAAGCCGCAGAAGCCGGTACGACGGTGGAAGAACAAATTAAAGAAATCAAAAGTGCGTCTGAAAATGCCGATAAATCTGTCGAAGCTTCGCTTTCCGAAGAAACTCTAACTTCAAATGAAAAGATAGAGGTTTCTGAAGAAGAAAAAACAGCTTTGAATTTGACCGCACTTGAAGCCCACGAACAAGCGGAATTGACCGAACGCTTATCCGATTATTATCCGCCGGATGATATAGAAGTTACTCCGGCACAAAAGTCCCAATCATAGCGAGCTTTTTATGAGTAACGTGGATGAATCTCAACCTCTTATCACTCATCTTGTTGAACTAAGAAACCGACTACTGCGTTGTGTGATTTGCGTCTTGGTCGTTTTTATCGCCTTGGTATATTTTTCTAATGATATCTACCATTTCGTTGCTGCTCCACTAACGGCGGTTATGCCAAAAGGGGCAACGATGATTGCAACCAATATTCAAACCCCTTTTTTCACCCCTATTAAATTAACGGCGATTGTTGCGGTGTTTATTTCAGTCCCTTATTTGCTTTATCAAATTTGGGCGTTTGTTGCACCGGCATTGTATCAACATGAAAAGCGAATGATTTATCCGTTGTTGATTTCCAGTACTATTTTATTTTATTGCGGTGTTGCATTTGCCTATTATGTAGTGTTCCCTTTTGTGTTTGGTTTTTTCACCCAGAGCGCGCCGGAAGGTGTTGCCATTGCAACGGATATTAGTAGTTATCTTGATTTTGCCTTAGCGTTGTTTCTTGCTTTTGGCGTATGTTTTGAAGTACCGATTGCAATTATTTTGCTTTGTTGGAGCGGCGTTACCACGGTGAAAGCCCTTTCAGAAAAACGCCCTTATATTATTGTTGCCGCATTTTTTATCGGTATGATCTTAACACCACCCGATGTGTTCTCTCAAACCTTGCTTGCCGTGCCTATGTGTCTGCTATTTGAAATCGGTTTGTTAATCGCACGTTTCTATCAACCGAAAGAAGAGCAACTAAAAGAAGATGAAAGTGCGGTTGAAAATTCGGAAGAATTAAAAAAATAGTATTAAGCCAAATGGGGGAAAATTCCCCCTTTCTCGTAATAAGTAGTCAATAAAAGGAAGATAAGATGACCCAACAAATTTTTACCGGATTCCCGACCCGCCGTTTACGCCGTTTACGCAAACATAATTTTAGTCGCCGTTTGGTTGCGGAAAACAAACTGACGGTAGATGATTTAATTTATCCTGTCTTTATTTTAGAAGGTGAAAATTATCGGGAATCCGTGCCTTCTATGCCGGGCGTAGAACGTTTAACTCTCGATCAATTACTCATTGAAGCCGAACTTTTGGTGAAATATGGTGTGCCGGTGGTCGCTCTGTTTCCTGTCATTGAACAGGATAAAAAATCTTTGATGGCGGAAGAGGCCTATAATCCTAAAGGTTTGGTTCAGCGAGCGATTTGCGCGTTAAAAACTAAGTATCCCGAATTAGGAGTATTGACGGACGTGGCGCTCGATCCTTATACGATTCACGGTCAGGACGGTATTATTGATGAAAGCGGCTATGTATTAAATGACATCACGACCGATATTCTTATCAAACAAGCGCTTTCCCACGCAGAAGCAGGGGCGGATATTGTCGCGCCGAGCGATATGATGGACGGACGTATCGGGCGTATTCGTCAGGCTTTGGAAGAAAAAGGTTTCGTTAATACGCAAATTATGGCGTATTCTGCAAAATACGCCTCTAACTATTACGGACCTTTCCGTGATGCGGTTGGATCATCGGGCAATCTAAAAGGTGGCGATAAGAAAACCTATCAGCTTGATCCGGCAAACGGTGATGAGGGCTTACAAGAAGTTGCACTGGATTTACAGGAAGGGGCGGATATGGTGATGGTAAAACCGGGAATGCCGTATTTGGATATGGTCTATCGAGTGAAAAAACATTTCGGTGTGCCGACTTTTGCTTATCAAGTATCAGGCGAATATGCAATGCATATGGCGGCAATTCAAAACGGTTGGTTGAAGGAAAAAGAATGTATTATGGAATCCTTGCTTTGTTTTAAACGGGCTGGGGCAGATGGTATCTTGACTTATTTCGCAAAACAGGTGGCGGAATGGTTGTATTTGGAA
It encodes the following:
- a CDS encoding DEAD/DEAH box helicase, giving the protein MTDKITFNDLGLPEFILKAVSDLGFETPSPIQQTCIPHLLNGNDVLGMAQTGSGKTAAFALPLLAQIDTAAKHPQMLVMAPTRELAIQVADACEQFVKYAHGTRIVTLYGGQRYDIQLRALKQGAQVVVGTPGRILDHIRRGTLDLSELRFIVLDEADEMLRMGFIDDVETVMAELPENHQTALFSATMPEPIRRITKRFMNDPKEVKIKVNNENAPDIEQSCWYVHGVRKNEALLRFLEVEDFDAAIIFARTKTATLDITELLEKNGFRSAALNGDMTQQLREQTLDRLRNGSLDIVVATDVAARGIDIERISLVVNYDITLDAESYIHRIGRTGRAGRSGRALLFVEPRERRLLRNIEHLMKKPINEVELPNHLVLQECRRKKFVAKITKQLEHHDLEQYRSLLEDLFTADQDQEDIAAAMLMLLQGKQKLILPPDPPMEKRRRNERDRRENPRSAERRGERKGYGNPQPMDLYRIEVGRMDGVDVRHIVGAIANEGDIDSRYIGHIKLYDEHSTVELPQGMPKELLHQFGKTRVLNKQMQMSFLGAVKSDSNRGGDDFNGKRRGGRGNDFARERGRNERGGRKFNEKSNRSFSDKPRKARRG
- the nlpI gene encoding lipoprotein NlpI, whose translation is MRCFRLPHHFLIYLFSLCAVLFLTGCIQSGNVFVSKNQVMLAEQNPNSHFEQEVMIVRISQVLLVGKMSNEERASLHFERGVLYDSLGLWGLARYDFTQALALQPKMASVYNYLGLYLLLEEDYDSALETFNAVFELDASYDYTHLNRGLNFYYVGRYNLAEQDFLQFYQADTKDPYRVLWLYLNEQKLKPQEAHANLVERAKGLSEDFWGTNIVQYYLGHISLEQLQQRADEFAKNSQQYAEILTETYFYLAKQKLNVGLVDEAAALFKLAMANQVYNFVEYRFASFELMKLKPAQTENEKEEKSAVAKAVVL
- the pnp gene encoding polyribonucleotide nucleotidyltransferase, translated to MNPIVKQFKYGQHTVTLETGAIARQATAAVMASMDDTSVFVTVVAKKDVKEGQDFFPLTVNYQERTYAAGRIPGGFFKREGRPSEGETLIARLIDRPIRPLFPEGFFNEIQVVATVVSVNPQISPDLVAMIGASAALSLSGVPFNGPIGAARVGFINNQFVLNPTMAEQKQSRLDLVVAGTDKAVLMVESEADILTEEQMLSAVVFGHQQQQVVIEAIKEFVAEAGKPRWNWVAPEPNTDLINKVKAIAEARLGDAYRITEKQTRYEQIDAIKADVIAQITAEDEAISEGKIVDIFTALESQIVRGRIIAGEPRIDGRTVDTVRALDICTGVLPRTHGSAIFTRGETQALAVATLGTERDAQIIDELTGERSDHFLFHYNFPPYSVGETGMIGSPKRREIGHGRLAKRGVAAVMPSLTEFPYVVRVVSEITESNGSSSMASVCGASLALMDAGVPIKAAVAGIAMGLVKEEEKFVVLSDILGDEDHLGDMDFKVAGTREGVTALQMDIKIEGITPEIMQIALNQAKSARMHILGVMEQAIPEPRADISDYAPRIHTMKIDPKKIKDVIGKGGATIRALTEETGTSIDIDDDGTVKIAAVDSNAAKNVMVRIEEIVAEVEAGAIYKGKVTRLADFGAFVAIVGNKEGLVHISQIAEERVEKVSDYLQLGQEVNVKVVEIDRQGRIRLTMKDLAPKQETEINQEDSTEEQE
- the nanQ gene encoding N-acetylneuraminate anomerase, which translates into the protein MIIGSLTNPNFKVGLPKVIVEVCDYLTALDLTALENCRHDINDQIYMNVMEPETAEPSSKKAELHHDYLDVQVLIRGTENIEVGATYPDLTKYEDYNEADDYQLTSEDIENKFTVTLTPQMFAVFYPYEPHKPCCIVKGKSEKIKKLVVKVPVKLI
- a CDS encoding sulfurtransferase TusA family protein encodes the protein MIVKLPTLGLVCPFPLVEAKEAMATLNKGDGLEIEFDCTQATEAIPSWAAEEGYDVTNFEQIGDAKWTITVVK
- a CDS encoding YeeE/YedE family protein translates to MLLTGLLCGILLGFVMQRGRFCITGAFRDLYVTKNNKMFVALFIAISVQSIGFFILKEIGWLNIEPAKNFEYLAVISGSFLFGIGIIYAGGCATGTWYRAAEGLIGSWVALFMYMLLSAMMRTGPLGDINRAVRSVKVEERNIYETVGISAWWFVALLTVVTGYYVYKHLSKPQAKVASLKPKKIGIAHILFEKRWHPFVSALLIGLIALVAWPLSVATGRIGGLGITTPSANIMQYLITDDTKFINWGVFLVLGIFIGSFIAAKGSNEFRLRLPDIQTIVRSAFGGILMGVGASLAGGCSIGNALVATAYFSWQGWVSLPLMVLGTRVAAYFTIIRPHQLKSVS
- a CDS encoding FKBP-type peptidyl-prolyl cis-trans isomerase — its product is MSFKNVKLESISEKGSYGIGLQIGQQLLDSQMDIMVEAVAKGIFDALNHNQPALDMNDLMTSVQQLQQQAAEAQQAQFKVIEEEGKVFLAENAKKDGVNITDSGLQYEIITEGKGAKPSATDKVRVHYIGTLPNGTVFDSSVARGQPAEFPVNGVIRGWVEALQMMPVGSKWKLTIPHELAYGERGAGASIPPFSPLVFEVELLDIL
- the asd gene encoding archaetidylserine decarboxylase (Phosphatidylserine decarboxylase is synthesized as a single chain precursor. Generation of the pyruvoyl active site from a Ser is coupled to cleavage of a Gly-Ser bond between the larger (beta) and smaller (alpha chains). It is an integral membrane protein.), whose translation is MNRISYWQRLKVAFQYVMPQLYLTRFAGWFAKQKWGKITHLAIQAFAKKYRIDMSIAQKEQFNEYASFNEFFIRPLKENARPINQNPNALCLPADGRISECGHIDDNRLLQAKGHFFRLEALLAEDETLVETFKNGEFVTTYLSPRDYHRVHMPCDGTLRKMIYVPGELFSVNPFLAQHIPNLFARNERVICVFDTEFGTMVQILVGATITASIGTVWAGVINPPRHDTVKTWTYEGENAVKLMKGQEMGWFQLGSTVINLFQENQVRLADHLTVDEPVRMGEILAYKN
- the tatA gene encoding twin-arginine translocase TatA/TatE family subunit, which gives rise to MFGLSPAQMIILLVVILLVFGTKKLRNAGSDLGAAVKGFKKAMQDDEPKSKDAEFKSIQDESANTTKSESVKEKEQA